One genomic window of Diospyros lotus cultivar Yz01 chromosome 8, ASM1463336v1, whole genome shotgun sequence includes the following:
- the LOC127807654 gene encoding filament-like plant protein 4, which yields MDRRSWPWKKKSSDKGGAEKAVAAADSTGTGTGSQGDQDGYKKPNYVQISVESYSHLSGLEEQVKTYEDQIKNFEDQVKELNEKLSSAHTEMTNRDSLVKQHAKVAEEAVSGWEKADAEALALKNHLESVTLLKLTAEDRASHLDGALKECMRQIRNLKEEHEHKLHEVVATKTKQWDKIKLELEGKITDLDQELLRSAAENAALSRSLQERSNMLIKLSEDKSQAEAEIEILKSNIESCEREINSLKYELHIATKELEIRNEEKNMSVRSAEVANKQHLEGVKKIAKLEAECQRLRGLVRKKLPGPAALAQMKLEVENLGRDYGETRVRRSPVKPSSPHPSQLTEFSLDSVQKFSKENELLTERLLAMEEETKMLKEALAKRNSELQASRSICAKTVSKLQSLESQLQSNNQQSSPPSFTSMSEDGNDDDRSCAGSWATALISELSHFKKEKNVEKRNKAENPNHLELMDDFLEMEKLACLSNDINGAISSSDVSNSARSEIVNQDASEEVRTDPHFNSKGLPESGSLANQVSSNMELSARDLHSDVDSLNLTKLQSRFSMLFESMPKDSDMEKILDDIKRVVQETCDSLHQNSTVCALEESCSDVTCDKHTCPKGAEVTAEKEISLSRDTKRDKEAVDPVSEELAAAISQIHDFVLVLEKEAMSIQGSSPDGDGLSQKIREFSATFDKVIQNKICLIDYVLDLSHVLNKASELNFNVLGFKHNEAEANGSDCIDKVALPENKVVQETSGERYPNGCAHFSDPASDPDIPLEGSFIPTFEPNATSWKCSVEEFEQLKLEKDSLLLDLARCTENLESTKIQLQETEQLLAEVKSQLASAQKLNGLAETQLKCMAESYKTLETRADELQTEVNLLRAKTESLDNELKEEKRNHQDALSKCKDLQEQLRRNESPAAADTDAKTNQEKELAAAAEKLAECQETIFLLGKQLKALHPQTELMASPYNERSTQKGEGFAEEEPTTSGMNLQEFDHTEMESAASTNLNRLGSESPDLFNPQYSPSDTEGNTFTRSPIHSKHSKHRPTKSGSSSSSSAPTPEKHSRGFSRFFSSKAKNGY from the exons ATGGACAGGCGGAGTTGGCCCTGGAAGAAGAAATCCTCTGACAAGGGTGGAGCTGAGAAAGCAGTTGCTGCTGCAGACTCTACTGGTACAGGAACTGGCTCTCAGGGCGATCAG GATGGTTACAAGAAACCAAACTATGTTCAAATCTCGGTGGAGTCTTATTCACATCTAAGTGGGTTGGAGGAACAAGTGAAAACGTATGAGGATCAAATAAAGAATTTCGAGGATCAAGTCAAGGAACTGAACGAGAAGCTATCTTCAGCCCATACAGAGATGACTAACAGGGACAGCTTAGTGAAACAGCATGCTAAAGTTGCTGAAGAAGCTGTCTCAG GTTGGGAAAAAGCTGATGCTGAAGCTTTAGCACTGAAAAATCACCTGGAGTCTGTCACTCTTTTAAAGCTAACTGCTGAAGATCGAGCTTCTCATTTAGATGGTGCTCTAAAGGAGTGTATGAGGCAGATCCGTAACTTGAAGGAAGAGCATGAACATAAATTGCATGAAGTTGTTGCTACTAAAACAAAGCAATGGGATAAAATAAAGCTTGAACTTGAAGGGAAAATAACTGATTTGGACCAAGAACTCCTTAGGTCGGCAGCAGAAAATGCTGCACTTTCAAGGTCATTGCAAGAGCGTTCTAACATGCTAATTAAGTTAAGTGAAGACAAATCACAAGCCGAGGCAGAGATTGAAATACTGAAGAGCAATATTGAATCATgtgaaagagaaataaattcACTCAAGTACGAACTCCACATAGCTACAAAAGAGCTAGAAATCCGCAACGAGGAAAAGAATATGAGTGTAAGATCGGCAGAGGTAGCGAACAAGCAACATTTGGAAGGAGTAAAGAAAATAGCTAAGCTGGAAGCGGAGTGCCAAAGATTGCGTGGCCTTGTTCGAAAGAAGTTGCCTGGTCCTGCAGCACTTGCCCAGATGAAGTTAGAAGTTGAGAACTTAGGCCGGGATTATGGGGAAACTCGGGTAAGAAGGTCTCCTGTTAAACCCTCAAGTCCCCACCCATCCCAGTTGACTGAATTTTCCCTTGACAGTGTACAGAAGTTTAGTAAAGAAAATGAGTTGCTCACTGAACGTTTATTGGCTatggaagaagaaacaaagatgCTGAAAGAAGCTTTGGCAAAGCGTAATAGTGAATTACAAGCTTCAAGGAGTATTTGTGCTAAGACAGTTAGCAAGCTTCAAAGCTTAGAATCACAGCTTCAATCTAATAATCAACAGAGCAGTCCACCTAGTTTTACATCAATGTCTGAAGATGGAAATGACGATGACAGAAGTTGTGCTGGTTCTTGGGCCACAGCATTAATATCTGAGCTCTCTCATTTCAAGAAGGAAAAGAATGTCGAGAAACGAAACAAGGCCGAAAATCCAAATCACCTGGAGCTTATGGATGACTTCTTGGAGATGGAAAAATTGGCATGTTTGTCAAATGATATAAATGGAGCCATCTCCAGTTCAGATGTCTCAAATAGTGCTAGATCTGAAATTGTGAACCAAGATGCTTCAGAAGAAGTAAGAACTGATCCACATTTCAATTCTAAAGGACTGCCTGAATCAGGTTCATTGGCAAATCAAGTTTCTTCCAATATGGAGTTATCAGCTCGAGATCTGCACTCGGATGTTGATTCACTGAACTTAACAAAACTCCAATCAAGATTCTCGATGTTGTTTGAGTCTATGCCTAAGGACTCTGAtatggagaagattttggatgACATCAAACGTGTTGTGCAGGAAACATGTGACAGTCTGCATCAAAACTCTACAGTGTGTGCTTTAGAGGAAAGTTGTTCTGATGTCACATGTGATAAACATACTTGTCCTAAGGGGGCTGAAGTAACTGCAGAGAAGGAAATTTCGTTGTCCAGAGATACTAAGCGAGATAAAGAAGCAGTGGATCCAGTTAGTGAAGAATTAGCAGCTGCCATATCACAGATTCATGACTTTGTTTTGGTTCTAGAGAAAGAAGCTATGTCTATCCAAGGATCATCTCCCGATGGGGATGGATTGAGCCAAAAAATTCGGGAGTTCTCTGCTACCTTTGACAAAGTTATTCAGAACAAAATATGTTTGATTGATTATGTTCTTGATCTTTCCCATGTCTTAAATAAAGCAAGTGAACTTAACTTTAATGTCCTGGGTTTCAAGCATAATGAAGCAGAAGCCAATGGTTCTGATTGTATCGACAAGGTAGCCTTACCTGAGAATAAGGTGGTTCAGGAGACATCAGGAGAGAGGTATCCAAATGGTTGTGCTCACTTTTCTGATCCAGCTTCTGATCCTGACATTCCCCTTGAAGGAAGTTTTATTCCAACCTTTGAACCAAATGCCACATCGTGGAAATGCTCAGTTGAGGAGTTTGAACAGTTGAAACTAGAAAAAGATAGCCTACTCTTGGATCTGGCTAGATGTACGGAAAATCTGGAAAGCACTAAAATTCAGCTACAAGAAACCGAGCAGCTTTTGGCAGAAGTTAAATCTCAGCTGGCATCTGCCCAAAAGTTGAATGGCTTGGCTGAGACACAACTTAAGTGTATGGCTGAGTCATACAAGACTCTTGAAACACGTGCAGATGAGTTACAAACTGAAGTGAATCTTTTAAGAGCCAAAACAGAAAGTCTAGATAATGAGCTGAAGGAGGAAAAGAGGAATCATCAGGATGCTTTGTCTAAGTGCAAAGATCTTCAAGAACAATTGCGAAG GAATGAGAGCCCTGCAGCAGCTGATACTGACGCCAAGACTAATCAG GAGAAAGAGTTAGCTGCTGCAGCAGAGAAGTTGGCGGAATGTCAAGAAACCATATTTCTTCTCGGTAAACAGCTGAAAGCTTTGCATCCCCAGACAGAGCTCATGGCTTCTCCATACAATGAGAGGAGTACCCAAAAGGGCGAGGGGTTTGCCGAAGAAGAACCGACTACCAGTGGCATGAACTTGCAAGAATTTGACCATACTGAAATGGAGAGTGCCGCCTCTACCAATTTGAACAGGCTAGGTAGCGAGTCCCCTGATCTGTTCAACCCCCAATATAGCCCGTCTGACACTGAAGGAAACACTTTCACGAGATCACCCATCCATTCAAAGCATTCAAAACATCGGCCTACCAAGTCAGGATCATCGTCTTCGTCTTCTGCACCTACTCCCGAGAAACATTCGCGTGGATTCAGTAGATTCTTTTCCTCAAAAGCTAAAAACGGCTATTAG